CGGGCTGCCGGACATGGACGGGTGGCAGCTTGCGCGCGCGCTGCGCGAACAGTCCGCCGGCGGGACCGGGCTGAAGCTGATCGCGATCAGCGGCTACGGCCAGCGTGCAGACCGCGAGCGTTCCGCGCACGCCGGCATCGACCGGCATCTGACGAAGCCCGTCGACTACACCGAGATCGCGAAGTGCCTTTGAAGGCGGAACCCAACTATCGTGTCCCGCAAACATCTATGCATCGTGCTTGCCGGGACCGCCGTGAATACGTCCCTGTAGGCTCGCTCGCGGGCGTCCGTGCCCGCGAGCGTCCCGGCAAGCACGATGAATAGATATTTGCGAGACGTCGCATTCACATTCACATTCACACTAGGTCCGGCACGGCCGACGGCGCGTCGACGGTGAGCTGAAGCTCCGCGAGCCGGGCGTAGAGGGCGCTCGTCTCGAGCAGCTCGGCGTGCGATCCGACCGCGACGATCCGCCCTTCGTTCAGCACGACGAGGCGGTCGGCCTTGCGAACCGTCGCGAGGCGGTGGGCGATCACGATCGTCGTGCGATGCTCCATCAGGCGCTCGAGCGCCTGCTGCACGAGCCGCTCGCTGTCTGCATCGAGCGCGCTCGTCGCTTCGTCGAGCAGCAGGATCGGCGGATCCTTGAGGAGCGCTCTGGCGATCGCGATGCGCTGGCGTTGCCCGCCGGAGAGCCGCATCCCCCGCTCGCCGAGGAACGTGTCGTAGCCTTCCGGAAGCGCGCGGAGGAACTCGTCGGCGGCGGCCGCGCGCGCGGCCGCCTCGATTTCCGCATCGCTCGCATCCGGCCGACCGTAGCGGATGTTCTCGCGCGCGGTCGCACCGAACAGCACCGTGTCCTGCGGGACCAGGCCGATGCGGCAGCGCACGTCCTCGGGCCGCGCCTCCGCGATGTCGACGCCGTCGATCAGGATGCGTCCCGCCGTCGGATCGTAATACCGAAGCAGCAGCTGAAACGTCGTGCTCTTCCCGGCGCCGGACGGCCCGACGAACGCGACGGTCTCCCCCGGCCGGATCTCGAGCGAGAAGTCTTCGAGCGCGGGCGACTGCGGGCGCGACGGATAGCGAAAGGTCACGCGGTCGAAGCGGATGCGGCCTTCGCCCGGCGTCGGCAGCGCGACGGGATGCGCCGGCGTGCGGATCGACGGCAATGCGTGCTGGAGCTCGACGAGCCGCTCCAGCGCCCCGGCCGCGCGCTGCACCTCGCTCCACATCTCGCTGAGCGACGCCGCCGAGACGCCGAGATAGCCGGCATAGAGCAGGAACTGACCGAGCTGCCCGAACGTCAGCCCTCCGCGAATGACTTGATGCGCGCCGACCCAGAGCACGAGCGTGATCGCGCCGAACACGAGCATCGTGGCGAGCGCCGTCAGCACCGCGCGTACGCCGATTCGTCGGACCGCGACGCGGAAGGAGTGCTCGACCGCGTCGCGAAAGCGCCGCGCTTGGAGAGTCTCGAGCGTGAAGGCCTGCACCGTCTGCACCGCGTTGATCGTCTCGCCCGCCAGCGCGCTCGCGTCGGCGATCCGATCCTGGGAGTCGCGGGATAGGCGGCGTACGCGGCGGCCGAGGACGATCAGCGGCACGACGACCGCGGGCATCAGCAGCAGAATCATGCCGGTCAGGACCGGGCTCGTCGCGACGAGCAGCCCGAGCGACCCGACGAGCATCACGCCCGAGCGCAGCGTGATCGAGATGCCGACGCCTGCGATCGACTGCACGAGCGTCGTGTCCGTCGTCAGTCTCGACAGCACCTCGCCGGTTCGCGTGATCTCGAAGAAGGCGGGGTCGAGCCGAATCACGCGGTCGTATACTGCGGTGCGCAGGTCCGCGACGACGCGCTCGCCGAGCCAGCTGATCAGGTAGTAGCGCAGGGCGGCGAACGCGCCGAGCACGCCGGCGGCGCCGAGGAAGGCGAGAAAATAGCGATCGATCGTCTCGGCGTCTCGCGGTGCGAGCCCCTGGTCGATCAGGAAGCGCAACGCGATCGGCAGCGCGAGCTGCGCCGCGGCGGCGATCAGGAGCGCGGCCACGGCGGCCGCGAGGATGCGCCGATGCGGGCGCAGCAGCGGCGGCAGCGCGCGCAACGGCTTCAGCGAGCGGCTCTTCGGGCGTTCCGCGGGCACGGCGACCATGCGGTCAGCGTAACGTGGAACCGTTACCGCTGTCGCCGCGGAACCGATGCGCGGCGGTCCCGCGGCTGCTCGGCGCAACGCTGCCTTGACCGAGCGCGGGCTTTGCAGCCGTCGGCCGCGGCGCCGCCGATTGCGGCGACGGCACGAGGGTTGCAGGCGCTCCAGGGGGGAGTCTTGCGGATGAAGTCACACGGCGACGCGCCGTCCACGAAGCCCGGTATCCGCCCCGGCCGTGCGGGCTTCGAGATCGCCCGCATCTTCGAGCCTGCGTCGGTCGCGCTGATCGGCGCGAGCGAGCGGCCCGGCTCGCTCGGGACCGTCGTGCTCCGCAATCTGCTCGACGCGGGCTTCGACGGCGAGGTCCATCCGGTCAACCCGAAGTACGCGGAGGTGCTCGGGCGGCGTTGCTACCGGAGCGCGGTGGAGATCGGCGCGCCGACGGACCTCGCCGTGATCGTCGCGCCGGCCCGCGTCGTGCCCCGCGTGCTCGACGAGTGCGGCGAGGCCGGCATCCGGGCCGCGGTGATCCTTTCCGGCGGCTTCCGCGAGAGCGGGCCGACGGGGCGCGCGCTCGAGGATCGGGCGGTGGACGTCGCGAAGCGGCGCGGCATCCGTTTCATCGGGCCGAACTGCCTCGGCGTGCTGCGCCCCGCGGCGAAGCTCAACGCGAGCTTCAGCCAGGCGATGGCGAAGCCGGGGCACGTCGCGCTCGTCTCCCAGTCGGGCGCGGTCTGCACGGCACTGCTCGATTGGGCGAGCGTGCGCGACATCGGGTTCTCGTGCGTCGTCTCGACCGGCATCGGCGCCGACGTCGACTTCGGCGAGATCCTGGACTACCTCCTGCTCGACGGCGAGACGCGCGCGATCATGCTCTACGTCGAAGGCGTGCACGACGCGCGCCGTTTCATGAGCGCGCTGCGCGCGGTCTCGCGCGCCAAGCCGATCGTCGTCATGAAGGTCGGCCGGCATGCCGCCGGCGGCCGGGCGGCCGTCTCGCACACGGGCGCGCTGGTCGGCGCCGACGACGTGTTCGCGGCCGCGCTTCGCCGGGCCGGCGTCGTGCGCGTGCTCGAGTACGCGGATTTCTTCGCCGTTGCCGAGACGTTGAACGCCGGGCTCACGACGCGCGGGCCGCGCCTCGCGATCGTCACGAACGGCGGGGGGCCGGCCGTGATGGCCGCGGACGCGGCCGCGGACAAAGGGATCGAGCTCGCGCGGCTCGCAGAGACGACGCAGGCCGAGCTCGACCGCATCCTGCCCGCGGCCTGGTCCCGCGGCAATCCGATCGACGTCCTCGGAGACGCGGACGCCGCCCGCTACGCCGCCGCGCTGCGTGTCTGCGCCGCGGACCCCGGCGTCGACGGCATCCTCGCGATCCTGATCCCGCAGGCGCTCACGTCGCCGGGCGACGTCGCGAGCGCCGTGATCGACGCGGCACGCGGCACCGAGAAGCCGATCCTGACGTGCTGGATCGGCGATGCATCGATGCGGGAAAGCTGGCGTCTGTTTCGCGAGCACGGCATCCCGACGTTCCGCACGCCGGAGGACGCGGTCGAGGCGTACGCGGCGATCGCGGCGCATCGCCGTAACCAGGAGCTGCTGCTGCAAGTGCCGCCGCCGTTGCGCCGTCGGGACCCGCCGGATCTCGACGCGGCTCGGCGCGTCATCGAGGCGGCGCTCCGCGCCGGGCGCCGCGTGCT
This genomic window from Gammaproteobacteria bacterium contains:
- a CDS encoding ABC transporter transmembrane domain-containing protein, encoding MVAVPAERPKSRSLKPLRALPPLLRPHRRILAAAVAALLIAAAAQLALPIALRFLIDQGLAPRDAETIDRYFLAFLGAAGVLGAFAALRYYLISWLGERVVADLRTAVYDRVIRLDPAFFEITRTGEVLSRLTTDTTLVQSIAGVGISITLRSGVMLVGSLGLLVATSPVLTGMILLLMPAVVVPLIVLGRRVRRLSRDSQDRIADASALAGETINAVQTVQAFTLETLQARRFRDAVEHSFRVAVRRIGVRAVLTALATMLVFGAITLVLWVGAHQVIRGGLTFGQLGQFLLYAGYLGVSAASLSEMWSEVQRAAGALERLVELQHALPSIRTPAHPVALPTPGEGRIRFDRVTFRYPSRPQSPALEDFSLEIRPGETVAFVGPSGAGKSTTFQLLLRYYDPTAGRILIDGVDIAEARPEDVRCRIGLVPQDTVLFGATARENIRYGRPDASDAEIEAAARAAAADEFLRALPEGYDTFLGERGMRLSGGQRQRIAIARALLKDPPILLLDEATSALDADSERLVQQALERLMEHRTTIVIAHRLATVRKADRLVVLNEGRIVAVGSHAELLETSALYARLAELQLTVDAPSAVPDLV
- a CDS encoding bifunctional acetate--CoA ligase family protein/GNAT family N-acetyltransferase, giving the protein MKSHGDAPSTKPGIRPGRAGFEIARIFEPASVALIGASERPGSLGTVVLRNLLDAGFDGEVHPVNPKYAEVLGRRCYRSAVEIGAPTDLAVIVAPARVVPRVLDECGEAGIRAAVILSGGFRESGPTGRALEDRAVDVAKRRGIRFIGPNCLGVLRPAAKLNASFSQAMAKPGHVALVSQSGAVCTALLDWASVRDIGFSCVVSTGIGADVDFGEILDYLLLDGETRAIMLYVEGVHDARRFMSALRAVSRAKPIVVMKVGRHAAGGRAAVSHTGALVGADDVFAAALRRAGVVRVLEYADFFAVAETLNAGLTTRGPRLAIVTNGGGPAVMAADAAADKGIELARLAETTQAELDRILPAAWSRGNPIDVLGDADAARYAAALRVCAADPGVDGILAILIPQALTSPGDVASAVIDAARGTEKPILTCWIGDASMRESWRLFREHGIPTFRTPEDAVEAYAAIAAHRRNQELLLQVPPPLRRRDPPDLDAARRVIEAALRAGRRVLDPLESKSLLAAFHVPVLPAAVARDEEDAAVRAREIGFPVAMKLLSPDITHKTDVGGVRLGIEGEAQAAAAFREIVARTAAARPDARIEGVLLEPMYRVPHGRELMLGVVRDPVFGPVISVGLGGTLVEIVADRAVALPPLNRYLAERLIDRTRAAKYLDAFRGKPPASRDALVEAVLRVSEMACELPWIDELDVNPLVVDEHGAAALDARVVVRPVDPDARPYAHMAIHPYPSRLARPYVLRDGVPLEIRPIRPEDALIEKRFVENLSERSRYLRFMYSLRSLTPEMLSRFTQIDYDREMALIAVVETERGEEQVGVARYVVNADGRSCEFAVVVADEWRQRGIATRLLRRLIDIARERRLERMNGLVLRENHNMLALAKEIGFEQENVPDDPKLVSISLDLAAAPR